The proteins below come from a single Aegilops tauschii subsp. strangulata cultivar AL8/78 chromosome 6, Aet v6.0, whole genome shotgun sequence genomic window:
- the LOC109731812 gene encoding protein BOLA1, chloroplastic → MMGSRGTSVVLSRAARMRQKLQSALEASALDIEDVSYQHAGHAAVKDNANETHFNIKVISPKFEGQNLVKRHRMVYDLLTDELNSGLHAISIVAKTPTESGS, encoded by the coding sequence ATGATGGGTTCACGAGGTACCAGTGTTGTGCTCTCAAGAGCTGCTCGGATGAGGCAAAAGCTGCAGTCTGCTTTGGAGGCCAGTGCACTAGATATTGAAGATGTTTCTTACCAACATGCTGGGCATGCAGCTGTGAAGGACAATGCAAATGAGACGCATTTTAACATCAAGGTAATTTCACCCAAGTTTGAAGGGCAGAACCTTGTGAAGCGTCATAGGATGGTGTACGATCTCTTGACCGATGAGTTGAACTCGGGTCTTCATGCTATCTCCATTGTTGCGAAAACTCCAACAGAGTCGGGATCATGA
- the LOC109731811 gene encoding DEAD-box ATP-dependent RNA helicase 47A: MRLIMGQVHRNVLALASSRSCFVIGDHLPFRMLSLPRASGFHQTAWRGSQTVEDSGSTLTLASLEVQSKADYVKKERVPQSKADYVKKERVPQSKADYVKKERVQRTGGPKASSRDSAFSVKPKKGSTLSLKPAKSALPKPPVVKKKLKIDEALFSASSFEELGLPPLLIDRLNKEGLTSPTEVQSASIPVISQRHDAVIQSYTGSGKTLAYLLPILSEIGPLKRAREQGNSEKRSGIEAVVVAPSRELGMQIVREVEKILGPDDKRLVQQLVGGANRSRQEEALKKNKPIIVVGTPGRISEISAAGKLQTHNCRFLVLDEVDQLLSFNYREDMHRILEHVGRKPSTSSSSHILGPLARRSDRQTILVSATVPFSVIRAARSWGHDPVLVRAKSVVPLDSITVPRPMLSQGDPNSDSPTMSVNQAAVDSLPPSLEHYYCTTKAHHKVDTLRRCIHALEAETVIAFMNNTKPLKDVVFKLEARGMKAIELHGDLGKLARSTVLKKFKAGEFRVLVTNELSARGLDIPECDLVINLDLPTDSTHYAHRAGRTGRLGRKGTVVSICEESEAFIMRKMRKQLGVAIKPCEFTEGQITVHKEEDVE; the protein is encoded by the coding sequence ATGAGGCTAATTATGGGGCAAGTTCATCGGAATGTTCTTGCGCTGGCGTCATCTCGGTCATGCTTTGTCATCGGTGACCATCTCCCGTTCAGAATGCTGTCGTTGCCACGGGCATCagggttccatcagactgcttggCGGGGTAGTCAAACTGTCGAGGACAGCGGCAGCACACTAACTCTGGCTAGCCTGGAAGTCCAAAGCAAAGCTGATTATGTGAAGAAGGAAAGGGTGCCACAAAGCAAAGCTGATTACGTGAAGAAGGAAAGGGTGCCACAAAGCAAAGCTGATTATGTGAAGAAGGAAAGGGTGCAACGAACTGGAGGGCCGAAGGCAAGCTCAAGAGATTCTGCTTTCAGTGTGAAACCAAAGAAGGGTTCTACGCTTAGTCTGAAGCCAGCGAAGAGTGCCTTACCAAAGCCACCAGTGGTGAAGAAGAAACTGAAGATCGACGAGGCTTTATTTTCTGCAAGTTCATTTGAAGAACTCGGTTTGCCGCCTTTGCTCATTGACCGGCTGAACAAGGAAGGCCTGACCTCTCCAACTGAGGTCCAGTCCGCTTCTATTCCTGTCATATCACAAAGGCATGATGCGGTTATCCAATCATATACTGGGTCGGGGAAAACACTTGCGTACCTTCTCCCTATTCTTTCTGAAATAGGCCCCCTGAAGAGGGCTAGAGAACAGGGTAATTCTGAAAAGAGATCAGGTATAGAAGCTGTTGTCGTTGCTCCTTCAAGAGAACTAGGAATGCAGATAGTGCGAGAAGTGGAGAAGATTCTGGGTCCTGATGATAAGAGACTTGTCCAGCAGCTTGTTGGCGGTGCTAACCGTTCGAGGCAAGAGGAAGcactgaagaagaacaagcctATTATAGTTGTTGGAACACCTGGACGCATTTCGGAAATTTCAGCGGCGGGTAAGCTACAAACTCATAACTGCCGTTTTCTTGTACTAGATGAAGTTGACCAGCTCTTATCATTCAATTACCGTGAGGATATGCATAGAATACTGGAGCACGTTGGAAGGAAACCTAGCACTTCATCTTCTAGTCACATCCTTGGTCCACTTGCTAGGCGGTCTGACCGCCAGACAATCTTGGTTTCAGCAACAGTGCCGTTTTCAGTTATACGTGCAGCCAGGAGTTGGGGCCATGATCCAGTTCTTGTTAGGGCTAAGAGTGTAGTCCCGCTTGACTCGATCACTGTTCCAAGGCCCATGCTGTCCCAGGGTGACCCTAACTCTGATTCCCCAACAATGTCAGTGAATCAAGCTGCAGTTGACAGCTTACCGCCATCGTTGGAGCATTACTACTGTACAACCAAGGCTCACCACAAAGTTGACACTTTAAGGAGATGCATCCATGCCCTGGAAGCAGAGACGGTGATTGCATTTATGAACAACACCAAGCCACTGAAGGATGTTGTGTTTAAGTTGGAGGCCCGTGGGATGAAAGCTATCGAGCTACATGGAGATCTTGGGAAGCTTGCAAGGTCAACAGTTCTTAAAAAGTTCAAGGCAGGTGAATTCAGGGTTCTGGTCACAAACGAGCTGTCCGCCAGAGGACTGGACATACCAGAATGCGACCTTGTGATCAACCTGGATCTTCCCACAGACTCTACGCACTACGCCCACAGAGCTGGCCGGACTGGACGTCTTGGGCGGAAAGGGACCGTGGTCTCAATATGTGAAGAAAGTGAGGCATTTATCATGAGGAAAATGCGCAAGCAGTTAGGTGTGGCCATCAAGCCATGTGAATTCACCGAAGGCCAGATTACCGTTCATAAGGAGGAAGACGTGGAATAG
- the LOC109731810 gene encoding uncharacterized protein has protein sequence MSASRSEGDEALVNEVLTDDELRAVLTRLGPESERDAFGLVCRRWLRIQSSERRRLRARAGPSMLRRLAARFPGILELDLSQSPSRSFYPGVIDDDLHVIAGGFCNLRVLALQNCKGITDVGMVKLGEGLQCLQTLDVSHCKKLSDKGLKVVASGCQKLRQLHIAGCRLITDNLLHAVSKNCLNLEELGAAGCNSITDAGISALADGCHKVKSLDISKCNKVGDPGICKIAEVSSSSLVSLKLLDCSKVGNKSIYSLAKFCCNLETLIIGGCRDISDESIEALALACCSSLRILRMDWCLKITDASLRSLLCNCRLLAAIDVGCCDQITDAAFQGMEANLFQSELRVLKINNCVDLTVVGVSSVIESCKALEYLDVRSCPQVTRQSCEEAGLQLPAGCKVNFEGSLSESDPSVDRFF, from the exons ATGTCTGCATCACGGTCGGAAGGCGATGAGGCCCTCGTCAACGAGGTGCTCACCGACGATGAGCTCCGTGCGGTGCTCACCCGCCTGGGGCCCGAGTCGGAGCGCGACGCGTTCGGGCTCGTGTGCAGGCGCTGGCTCCGGATCCAGAGctccgagcgccgccgcctgcgcgcGCGCGCCGGTCCGTCCATGTTGCGCCGCCTGGCAGCACGCTTCCCGGGCATTCTCGAGCTCGATCTCTCCCAGTCGCCGTCCCGCTCGTTCTACCCCGGTGTTATCGACGACGATCTGCACGTCATTGCAGGGGGGTTCTGCAATCTACGAGTTCTCGCCCTGCAGAACTGCAAAG GTATCACTGATGTTGGAATGGTCAAATTAGGAGAAGGGCTGCAATGTCTGCAAACCCTAGATGTCTCTCACTGCAAAAAACTTAGTGATAAAGGATTAAAGGTGGTTGCGTCAGGGTGCCAGAAGTTGAGACAGTTGCACATCGCAGGTTGCAGATTAATAACTGATAATTTGTTGCATGCTGTATCAAAAAACTGTTTGAACTTGGAAGAGCTTGGGGCTGCAGGATGTAACAGCATAACAGATGCTGGAATCTCAGCTCTAGCCGATGGTTGTCATAAAGTGAAGTCACTAGACATAAGCAAATGCAATAAAGTTGGTGATCCTGGAATTTGCAAAATTGCTGAGGTCTCTTCGTCATCTCTGGTGTCATTGAAACTGTTGGATTGCAGCAAAGTGGGCAATAAGTCCATCTATTCACTAGCTAAGTTCTGCTGCAACCTAGAGACTCTCATCATCGGCGGATGTCGGGATATTAGCGATGAGTCCATAGAAGCACTAGCTCTTGCCTGTTGTAGCAGCCTCCGGATTTTAAGAATGGACTGGTGCTTGAAAATAACAGACGCCTCGTTGAGAAGTCTGTTGTGCAACTGTAGACTTCTTGCCGCTATTGATGTCGGGTGCTGCGACCAAATAACTGATGCGGCATTTCAGGGCATGGAAGCTAACTTGTTTCAGTCGGAATTGAGAGTTCTGAAGATCAACAATTGTGTTGACCTCACAGTTGTGGGAGTGAGCAGCGTGATAGAGTCATGCAAGGCACTCGAGTACCTCGACGTCCGATCATGTCCTCAGGTTACAAGGCAGAGCTGCGAGGAAGCTGGGTTGCAGCTACCTGCTGGCTGCAAGGTGAACTTTGAAGGTAGCTTGTCGGAGTCTGATCCATCTGTTGATAGGTTCTTCTAG